The sequence below is a genomic window from Nostoc flagelliforme CCNUN1.
AAGTTGGTTTTGGCGAAGTCAAACCAAAGGCACTAAACAGACCACTACTGGGCCATTTAGCTAAATCATCTGCCCCAGCATTGCGTCACCTAAATGAATATCACACCGAAAGTTCTGGTGATTATGCTTTAGGTCAAGAGATTAAAGCAGATATTTTTAGTGCAGGTCAAATTGTCGATGTAGTCGGCACAAGCATCGGTCGTGGCTTTGCGGGCAACCAGAAGCGCAACAACTTTGGTCGGGGGCCCATGTCCCACGGTTCTAAAAACCACAGAGCGCCGGGTTCTATTGGTGCTGGTACAACACCAGGTCGTGTCTATCCAGGTAAGCGGATGGCAGGCCGTTTAGGTGGCAAACGGATCACAATCCGTAAGCTGACCATAGTTCGAGTTGATGCAGAACGCAACTTATTGCTTATTAAGGGAGCAATTCCTGGTAAACCGGGCGCTTTAGTAAGTATTGTGCCTGCAAAAACAGTGGGATAGTCAAAAGTCATTAGTCAAACGTCATTAGTCATTAGTCATTGGCTAAGGACAAATGGCAAAAGACAAATGACAAATGACAAATGACAAAGGACAAATAACAAAGATGGTTGAAAGCGTAGTTAAAAATTGGCAAGGAGAACAGGTCGGCGAGACGACCTTCGAGTTGCGCGTTGCCAAGGAAGAAACAGCGTCTCATATTGTGCATCGCGCCTTAGTACGGCAATTGACTAATGCTCGTCAAGGAAATGCCAGTACAAAAACTCGTTCAGAAGTCAGAGGCGGTGGTCGTAAACCTTGGCGACAAAAAGGTACTGGTCGCGCTCGTGCAGGGTCTATTCGTTCGCCATTGTGGCGTGGTGGTGGTGTAATCTTTGGGCCAAAGCCTAGAGACTTCAACCTTAAGTTAAATCGCAAAGAGCGACGTTTAGCACTGCGGACAGCATTTGTCAGCCGCATTGAGGATTTGATTGTAGTAGAAGAATTTAGCACCGAGCTATCTCGCCCGAAGACTAAAGAATTAGTAGCAGCGCTTGCCCGTTGGGGAGTAGTACCAGAAAGCAAGTCACTGTTAATTTTGTCTGAAATTGCGGATACAGATAACGTTTATTTGTCAGCCCGCAACATTGAAAATTTAAAACTAATTGCAGCCGACCAGCTAAATGTTTTTGATTTACTGCACGCTGACAAAATTGTAGTTACGGCATCAGCCCTAGAAAAAATTCAGGAGGTCTACAGTGCCTAGCTTTGACCCCCGCGACCTTGCCGACTTAGTACGTCGCCCAATCGTCACCGAAAAAGCGACTATCTTGATGGAGCAGAATAAGTACACCTTTGAAGTAATTCCAAAGGCATCTAAGCCAGAAATCAAGGCTGCGATCGAAGACTTATTTCAGGTAAAGGTTGTAAAAGTTAACACCACCCTACCACCGCGTAAAAAGCGGCGCGTTGGTAAATTTATTGGTTATAAGCCCCAATATAAGCGAGCCATTGTTACCGTCGCACCTGGGGATGAAGACAAGATTAGACAAGTTCTATTCCCAGAAGTCTAGGAATTTTAGATTTTAGATTTTAGATTTTAGATTGAGGAGTTTACTCAATAAGTCCCCAAAATGGTCGCAATTAGTTAAACACTCATTAAATCCAAAATCCAAAATTCAAAATCCAAAATTAAGTAAATCCAAAATCCAAAATCCAAAATAGATTATGGGTACTCGTTCTTATCGCCCTTATACCCCCAGCACCCGCCAAGTTACAGTTTCTGACTTTGCGGAAATCACAAAAACCGAGCCAGAAAAATCCCTAACTACCTCGAAGCATCGCGCCAAAGGTCGGAATAATACTGGGCGGATTACTAGTCGTCGCCGGGGTGGCGGACACAAACAACTTTACCGGATCATCGATTTTAAAAGGGATAAACATAATATTCCTGCCAAAGTCGCAGCAGTTGAATACGATCCTAACCGCAATGCCCGAATTGCCCTTTTGTATTACCAAGATGGCGAAAAACGGTACATCCTCCATCCCAACGGGTTGAAAGTTGGAACAATAATTATTTCTGGGCCTGAAGCTCCCTTTGAAGATGGTAATGCTTTACCTCTCTCAAGGATTCCCTTGGGTACTGGTGTTCACAACGTAGAACTGACTCCTGGTAAAGGTGGTCAAATTGTGCGTGCTGCTGGTGCTAGCGCTCAAGTTGTGGCAAAAGAAGGTAATTATGTAACTCTCAAGTTGCCTTCAGGAGAAGTCCGCTTGATTCGGCGCGAATGCTACGCCACCATTGGGCAAGTAGGCAACACCGATGCGAGAAACCTGAGTGCAGGTAAAGCCGGACGAAATCGTTGGAAAGGCCGCCGTCCTAAGGTTAGAGGTAGCGTCATGAACCCAGTGGATCACCCACATGGTGGTGGTGAGGGTAGGGCACCTATCGGTAGATCGGGGCCTGTTACACCTTGGGGTAAACCCACATTGGGCGCGAAGACACGCAATCGTAAGAAACTTAGCAGCAAATTGATTATCCGTCGTCGCCGTAAGTCTTCTAAACGCGGTCGTGGTGGTCGTGAGTCTTAAAGAGTTAGGAGTTAAGAGTTATGAGTTAAGAGTTATAAGTTGAGAGTAAAATCTAACTTCTAATTCCTCACTCCTAATTCCTAATTCCTCACTCCTAATTCCTAATTCCTAAATCCAAAATTGAACTATGGGTCGTTCTCTAAAAAAAGGTCCTTTCGTTGCGGATCATCTCTTAAAAAAAATTGAAAAGCTCAATGACAACAACAGAAAAGAAGTTATTAAAACTTGGTCAAGAGCTTCGACAATTTTGCCTCTAATGGTAGGTCATACTATAGCTGTTCACAACGGACGCCAACACGTTCCAGTTTTTGTAAATGAACAGATGGTAGGTCACAAGTTGGGTGAATTTGCCCCGACACGTACCTACAGAGGTCATGGAAAAAGCGACAAAAAAGCAGGTAGGTAGTCATTAGTTATTAGTCATTAGTCATTAGCTAAAGACAAGTGACAAATGACAAATGACAAATGACAAAATTGGAGAAAATTATGGCTACTAATACTACTGAAGTAAAAGCGATCGCTCGTTTTATCCGCATCTCAGCCTACAAAGTGCGTCGGGTACTCGATCAAATTCGCGGGCGATCGTACCGCGAAGCATTAATCATCCTAGAATTCATGCCCTATCGCGCCACTGAACCCATATTGAAGGTTCTCAGAAGCGCTGCTGCAAATGCCGAACACAACGCTGGGTTAGATCGGACTCAACTAGTGATTACTCAGGCTTATGCCGATCAAGGGCCATCGCTAAAGCGGTTCCAACCAAGAGCGCAAGGTCGAGCTTACCAAATTCGCAAACCGACGTGTCATATTACTGTGGCTGTTGGAGCCGCCCCAGAAAAATAATCACGTTTACACGAATAAATTGCGTAAAGTAAGAAATTTTAGAGGAAGCATTCGTGGGACAGAAGATTCATCCAGTTGGTTTTCGCCTGGGTATTACACATGAGCATCAATCCCGTTGGTTTGCTGTTTCTGATCGTTATCCAGAACTTTTACAAGAAGACTACAAACTGCGTCAATATATAGAACAAAAACTGGGTAGGCAGGCTCAAAACAACGCCGGAATTTCCGAGGTGCGGATTGAGCGCAAAGCCGACCAAATCGACTTAGAAGTACGCACCGCTAGACCTGGTGTAGTAGTGGGTCGTGGTGGACAAGGTATCGAATCCTTACGTACCGGACTCCAAGGATTGTTAGGTAGTAATCGCCAAATTCGCATTAACGTAGTTGAAGTTCAACGAGTTGATGCTGATGCCTACCTAATTGCCGAATACATTGCTCAACAATTAGAACGCCGGGTGTCCTTTCGGCGGGTAGTGCGGCAATCGATTCAACGGGCCCAACGCGCTGGTGTCCAAGGTATTAAAATCCAAGTTAGCGGTCGGCTCAACGGTGCAGAAATTGCCCGGACAGAGTGGACTCGTGAAGGTAGAGTACCTTTACATACGTTACGGGCTGACATTGACTACTCTTATTGCACGGCAAAGACTGTTTACGGCATTTTGGGCATCAAAGTATGGGTGTTTAAGGGAGAAATTATTCCTGGACAGGAACCAGATCCGCTACCACCAGCAAGCCGCGATCGCGAACGTGATCCCCGCGATCGCGAACGTGATCCCCGTCGTCGTCAACAACAACGTCGTCGCCAGCAATTTGAAGACCGCTCAAATGAAGGATAAATCGTCATTAGTCAATAGTCATTAGTCATTAGTAAATGACAAATGATAAATGACAAATGATAAATGACAAATGACAAGTGACAAACCATGTTAAGCCCTAGAAGAACTAAATTCCGCAAACAACAGCGCGGACGGATGGAGGGACTAGCCACCCGTGGTAGCACCCTCAACTTCGGTGATTTTGCACTCCAAGCGCAAGAACCTGCTTGGATTACCTCGCGGCAAATTGAGGCTTCTCGTCGGGCAATGACCCGTTATATTCGTCGGGGTGGACAAATCTGGATTCGGATTTTCCCTGATAAACCTGTAACCATGCGTCCTGCTGAAACCCGGATGGGTTCCGGTAAAGGTAATCCAGAGTTTTGGGTAGCTGTAGTCAAGCCAGGACGAATTTTGTTTGAAATCGGTGGGGTTTCTGAAGAAATCGCCCGTGAAGCTATGCGTTTGGCTTCATTTAAACTGCCTATAAAAACTAAGTTTATTGTGCGCTCTCAACCACAGGAGCAGGAGTAACTTATGCCTCTTCCCAAAATTTCAGAAGCAAGAGAATTAAGTGACGAGAAACTCTCTGAAGAAATTGTCGCAATCAAAAGACAACTATTTCAGTTGCGCTTGCAAAAAGCTACAAGGCAATTAGAAAAGCCTCACCAGTTTCGACAAATGCGCCACCGCCTAGCCCAATTGCTGACGCTAGAGACAGAACGCAAACGGGCAGCAAGTCAATCGGCTAAAGAAGAAAAGTAGGAGATTATGGCAGTTAAAGAACGAGTTGGCTTGGTAGTGAGCGATAAAATGCAAAAAACTGTGGTAGTAGCCATAGAAAACCGCGCTCCTCACCCCAAGTACGGCAAAATTGTGGTTAACACCCAACGATATAAAGTTCACGACGAAGAAAATAAGTGTAAAGTAGGCGATCGCGTTCGCATTCAGGAAACAAGACCCCTGAGCAAAACCAAGCGCTGGAAAATCACAGAAGTCCTGAACGTCAAGCCTACTTAAACCTCATCGTTGTTAGAAACTAACAACATTACAAGGGAGAACAATTGTGATTCAACCCCAGACTTACCTGAATGTCGCAGATAATAGCGGTGCCCGTAAACTAATGTGCATCCGCATCTTAGGCGGGGGCAACCGTCGTTATGGTTTTATCGGTGATAAGATTATCGCCGTTGTCAAAGATGCTACACCTAACATGGCTGTAAAAAAGTCTGATGTTGTGGAAGCAGTAATTGTCCGCACTCGTAAAGCTGTAAGTCGTGACAGTGGCATGAGCATTCGCTTTGATGATAACGCTGCTGTAATCATCAACAAAGACGGTAATCCTAGAGGCACACGGGTTTTTGGCCCAGTTGCACGGGAACTACGCGATAAAAACTTTACCAAAATTGTTTCTCTGGCTCCGGAGGTGCTTTAATGGCAACCAAACAGGGTACGCCCAAAGTATTCCACAAAATGCACGTCAAAACTGGCGACACCGTACAAGTGATTGCTGGCAAAGACAAAGGAAAAGTTGGTGAAATTATCCAGGCACTTCCCCAACTGAGTAAAGTCATCGTCAAAGGTGTCAACATTAAAACCAAGCACGTCAAACCCCAGCAAGAAGGGGAATCAGGGCGGATTCTCACCCAAGAGTTCCCAATTCATAGCTCCAACGTGATGCTTTATTCCACTAAGCAAAACGTTGCCAGTCGTGTTTGTTATACCTTTACATCAGAAGGGAAAAAAGTCAGGAAACTTAAAAAAACTGGCGAGATTCTGGATAAATAGTGAGAAGTTAGGAATTAAGAGTTAGGAATTAAATTTAACTCATAACTCATAACTCATAACTCATAACTCATAACTTTGTTCCCTGACCAAGCCCAGGGATATCAGGACAAAAAACTATGGCGACAACAAGACTCAAAACCTTATATCAAGAGACAATCGTCCCCAAACTGATCAATCAGTTTCAATATACCAACGTTCATCAAGTACCGAAGTTGGTAAAGGTTACTATTAACCGGGGTTTGGGTGAAGCAGCTCAAAATGCGAAGTCGCTGGAAGCATCCATTAATGAAATTGCCTTGGTAACAGGTCAAAAACCAGTGGTGACACGGGCGAAAAAGGCGATCGCTGGTTTTAAGATTCGTCAAGGGATGCCTGTGGGGATCATGGTTACTCTCAGAGCCGAACGGATGTATGCCTTTTTCGACAGACTAGTTAGCCTGTCACTACCCAGAATTCGAGATTTTCGCGGCGTTAGCCCTAAAAGCTTTGACGGACGCGGTAACTATACTCTGGGTGTCAGAGAACAGCTAATTTTTCCAGAAGTCGAATACGACAGCATCGATCAAGTACGTGGGATGGATATTTCCATCATCACCACAGCAAAAAACGACGAAGAGGGACGCGCCTTACTTAAAGAATTAGGAATGCCCTTTCGCGATCAATAAGTTCATCTATAGAGGGAACGATGGCGGCTAACGACACAATTGCAGATATGCTGACGCGCATCCGCAATGCCAACCTGGCGCGGCATCAAACTACACAAGTGCCAGCTACAAAAATGACCCGGAGCATTGCCAAAGTGCTACGGGAGGAAGGCTTTATTGCTGAAATCGAGGAAGCAGAAGAAGGGGTAAAACACAATCTGGTGATTTCCCTAAAATACAAAGGTAAAAACCGTCAGCCTCTGATCACCGCCTTAAAGCGAGTGAGTAAGCCTGGCTTGCGTGTTTATTCCAACAGAAAAGAATTACCAAGGGTACTAGGCGGCATTGGCATTGCCATTATTTCTACATCCAGTGGCATTATGACTGACCGCGAAGCGCGGCGTCAGAACTTGGGTGGCGAAGTGCTTTGTTACGTTTGGTAGTCATTGGTCATTAGTCATTTGTCATTAGTCATTAAAGACAAAGGACAAAAGGCAAAGGACAAATAACAAAGGACAAAAAGTCATGTCTCGTATCGGTAAACGTCCAATTACTATTCCCGCCAAAGTTCAAGTGGCGATCGATGGTACGAATATTGTGGTGAAAGGCCCGAAAGGAGAACTTTCTCGCACTCTCACACCTAATGTTTCACTCTCTCAAGAGGGAGACATATTACAGGTAAATCGTCGGGATGAAACTCGTACCTCAAAGCAACTACACGGCTTGAGCCGGACTTTAGTTGCCAACATGGTCGAGGGAGTTTCCCAAGGTTTTCAACGCCGTTTAGAAATTCAAGGTGTTGGCTACCGGGCACAAGTTCAAGGGCGTAACCTAGTTTTGAATATGGGTTATAGCCATCAAGTGCAAATTGAACCACCAGAAGGAATTCAGTTTGCAGTAGAAGGTACCACTAACGTCATTGTTAGCGGCTATGACAAAGAAATCGTAGGCAACACAGCCGCCAAAATTCGTGCAGTTCGTCCACCAGAACCTTACAAAGGTAAAGGCATTCGCTATGCCGGTGAAGTGGTCAGACGGAAAGCTGGTAAGACTGGTAAGGGTGGTAAGAAGTAGAAATGAAACTTACTCGTAGAGAATCAAAAAACCGTCGTCATCGGCGCGTTCGTGGCAAAGTTATTGGCTCTACAGAACGTCCGCGTTTAGCGGTATTTCGTTCTAATGAGCATATTTATGCCCAGATAATTGATGATACTCAGCATCAAACCATCGTGGCAGCATCGACTGTAGAACCAGAACTGAAATCTAGTTTAGCGTCATGTGCAAACCGCGACGCATCTGTGCAAGTTGGTAAATTGATCGCAGTGCGATCGCTAGAAAAAGGCATCACCAAAGTAGTATTTGATCGCGGTGGTAACTTATATCATGGTCGTGTCAAAGCATTAGCTGATGCAGCCCGCGAAGCTGGTTTAGATTTCTAAAGTCATTGGTCATTGGTTATTGGACAAAAGACAAAAGACAAAAGACAAAAGACAAATGACAAATGACAACTGACCCTTCGGGTGACGCTCCTGCGTCGCTATCGCTTCGCTAACGCCAGTTACTCATGGGGGAGACCCCTAAGACCGCACTGGCTCACAAATGACGTTCAACAGAGCACTAAATTATGGCAACAGAGCGTAAAAGTAGAACAAAGCGTGCCAAAAAAGAAGAAACCACTTGGCAGGAACGGGTTATCCAAATCCGACGCGTGAGCAAGGTCGTTAAAGGTGGTAAAAAACTCAGCTTCCGAGCGATCGTTGTTGTGGGTAACGAACGTGGTCAAGTTGGTGTCGGAGTAGGCAAAGCCTCAGATGTAATTGGCGCCGTCAAAAAAGGCGTAGCCGACGGCAAAAAACACCTCATTGATATACCCATCACCAAATCCAACTCCATCCCCCATCCCATTAATGGTGTAGGTGGCGGTGCGAAAGTTATGATGCGTCCAGCCTCACCTGGTACTGGGGTAATTGCAGGTGGTGCTGTGCGGACTGTACTGGAATTGGCAGGAGTTCGTAACGTCTTAGCCAAGCAACTTGGCTCTAACAATCCGCTCAATAATGCTAGAGCCGCAGTCAATGCCTTATCTACACTGCGGACTCTTGCTGAAGTCGCGGAAGATCGCGGTATTCCTATTGAAAGTCTCTACATTTAGTAGAGTCACACTTACAGAGCTTTTGTGTAAACAAGAACTAATTACATCATGAGACTCAACGATGTTAAGCCGCAAAAAGGCTCAAAGAAACGCAAGAAGCGTGTAGCGAGAGGTATTTCTGCCGGTCAAGGTGCCAGTGCTGGTTTAGGTATGCGAGGTCAAAAATCTCGTTCTGGTAGCGGGACTCGTCCAGGTTTTGAAGGTGGTCAACAGCCATTGTACCGCCGCTTACCTAAGCTGAAGGGCTTTCCGATTGTTAATCAGAAGATTTACACTACGATTAATGTAGAGAAGCTAGGCTCCCTTCCTGCTAATACGGAAGTAACTTTGACCTCCTTGAAAGCCGCAGGTATCCTGACTGCTGTCAAGGGGCCATTGAAAATTTTAGGTAACGGGGAATTGAGCATTCCGCTCAAGGTACAAGCGGCAGCTTTCACAGGTTCAGCTCGTAGCAAAATTGAGGCAGCTGGTGGTAGTTGTGAAGTCTTATGAGTGAGCCGGAACAGCGCACTTAAATGGAAGTCAACTCGCTGTCAGCGCCTGTTTCACTATAAAGGTAGCACTCTATGATCAGTCGAGATAAAGCCCCAACGGCTCAAGAAACTTTTATGC
It includes:
- the rplC gene encoding 50S ribosomal protein L3; the encoded protein is MSVGILGTKLGMTQIFDEAGVAIPVTVIQAGPCTVTQVKTKQTDGYFAIQVGFGEVKPKALNRPLLGHLAKSSAPALRHLNEYHTESSGDYALGQEIKADIFSAGQIVDVVGTSIGRGFAGNQKRNNFGRGPMSHGSKNHRAPGSIGAGTTPGRVYPGKRMAGRLGGKRITIRKLTIVRVDAERNLLLIKGAIPGKPGALVSIVPAKTVG
- the rplD gene encoding 50S ribosomal protein L4; this translates as MVESVVKNWQGEQVGETTFELRVAKEETASHIVHRALVRQLTNARQGNASTKTRSEVRGGGRKPWRQKGTGRARAGSIRSPLWRGGGVIFGPKPRDFNLKLNRKERRLALRTAFVSRIEDLIVVEEFSTELSRPKTKELVAALARWGVVPESKSLLILSEIADTDNVYLSARNIENLKLIAADQLNVFDLLHADKIVVTASALEKIQEVYSA
- a CDS encoding 50S ribosomal protein L23, which encodes MPSFDPRDLADLVRRPIVTEKATILMEQNKYTFEVIPKASKPEIKAAIEDLFQVKVVKVNTTLPPRKKRRVGKFIGYKPQYKRAIVTVAPGDEDKIRQVLFPEV
- the rplB gene encoding 50S ribosomal protein L2, which translates into the protein MGTRSYRPYTPSTRQVTVSDFAEITKTEPEKSLTTSKHRAKGRNNTGRITSRRRGGGHKQLYRIIDFKRDKHNIPAKVAAVEYDPNRNARIALLYYQDGEKRYILHPNGLKVGTIIISGPEAPFEDGNALPLSRIPLGTGVHNVELTPGKGGQIVRAAGASAQVVAKEGNYVTLKLPSGEVRLIRRECYATIGQVGNTDARNLSAGKAGRNRWKGRRPKVRGSVMNPVDHPHGGGEGRAPIGRSGPVTPWGKPTLGAKTRNRKKLSSKLIIRRRRKSSKRGRGGRES
- the rpsS gene encoding 30S ribosomal protein S19, which translates into the protein MGRSLKKGPFVADHLLKKIEKLNDNNRKEVIKTWSRASTILPLMVGHTIAVHNGRQHVPVFVNEQMVGHKLGEFAPTRTYRGHGKSDKKAGR
- the rplV gene encoding 50S ribosomal protein L22; translation: MATNTTEVKAIARFIRISAYKVRRVLDQIRGRSYREALIILEFMPYRATEPILKVLRSAAANAEHNAGLDRTQLVITQAYADQGPSLKRFQPRAQGRAYQIRKPTCHITVAVGAAPEK
- the rpsC gene encoding 30S ribosomal protein S3; protein product: MGQKIHPVGFRLGITHEHQSRWFAVSDRYPELLQEDYKLRQYIEQKLGRQAQNNAGISEVRIERKADQIDLEVRTARPGVVVGRGGQGIESLRTGLQGLLGSNRQIRINVVEVQRVDADAYLIAEYIAQQLERRVSFRRVVRQSIQRAQRAGVQGIKIQVSGRLNGAEIARTEWTREGRVPLHTLRADIDYSYCTAKTVYGILGIKVWVFKGEIIPGQEPDPLPPASRDRERDPRDRERDPRRRQQQRRRQQFEDRSNEG
- the rplP gene encoding 50S ribosomal protein L16, whose protein sequence is MLSPRRTKFRKQQRGRMEGLATRGSTLNFGDFALQAQEPAWITSRQIEASRRAMTRYIRRGGQIWIRIFPDKPVTMRPAETRMGSGKGNPEFWVAVVKPGRILFEIGGVSEEIAREAMRLASFKLPIKTKFIVRSQPQEQE
- the rpmC gene encoding 50S ribosomal protein L29, which produces MPLPKISEARELSDEKLSEEIVAIKRQLFQLRLQKATRQLEKPHQFRQMRHRLAQLLTLETERKRAASQSAKEEK
- the rpsQ gene encoding 30S ribosomal protein S17; the protein is MAVKERVGLVVSDKMQKTVVVAIENRAPHPKYGKIVVNTQRYKVHDEENKCKVGDRVRIQETRPLSKTKRWKITEVLNVKPT
- the rplN gene encoding 50S ribosomal protein L14, with translation MIQPQTYLNVADNSGARKLMCIRILGGGNRRYGFIGDKIIAVVKDATPNMAVKKSDVVEAVIVRTRKAVSRDSGMSIRFDDNAAVIINKDGNPRGTRVFGPVARELRDKNFTKIVSLAPEVL
- the rplX gene encoding 50S ribosomal protein L24, giving the protein MATKQGTPKVFHKMHVKTGDTVQVIAGKDKGKVGEIIQALPQLSKVIVKGVNIKTKHVKPQQEGESGRILTQEFPIHSSNVMLYSTKQNVASRVCYTFTSEGKKVRKLKKTGEILDK
- the rplE gene encoding 50S ribosomal protein L5 produces the protein MATTRLKTLYQETIVPKLINQFQYTNVHQVPKLVKVTINRGLGEAAQNAKSLEASINEIALVTGQKPVVTRAKKAIAGFKIRQGMPVGIMVTLRAERMYAFFDRLVSLSLPRIRDFRGVSPKSFDGRGNYTLGVREQLIFPEVEYDSIDQVRGMDISIITTAKNDEEGRALLKELGMPFRDQ
- the rpsH gene encoding 30S ribosomal protein S8, with protein sequence MAANDTIADMLTRIRNANLARHQTTQVPATKMTRSIAKVLREEGFIAEIEEAEEGVKHNLVISLKYKGKNRQPLITALKRVSKPGLRVYSNRKELPRVLGGIGIAIISTSSGIMTDREARRQNLGGEVLCYVW
- the rplF gene encoding 50S ribosomal protein L6, with protein sequence MSRIGKRPITIPAKVQVAIDGTNIVVKGPKGELSRTLTPNVSLSQEGDILQVNRRDETRTSKQLHGLSRTLVANMVEGVSQGFQRRLEIQGVGYRAQVQGRNLVLNMGYSHQVQIEPPEGIQFAVEGTTNVIVSGYDKEIVGNTAAKIRAVRPPEPYKGKGIRYAGEVVRRKAGKTGKGGKK
- the rplR gene encoding 50S ribosomal protein L18; this translates as MKLTRRESKNRRHRRVRGKVIGSTERPRLAVFRSNEHIYAQIIDDTQHQTIVAASTVEPELKSSLASCANRDASVQVGKLIAVRSLEKGITKVVFDRGGNLYHGRVKALADAAREAGLDF
- the rpsE gene encoding 30S ribosomal protein S5, translated to MATERKSRTKRAKKEETTWQERVIQIRRVSKVVKGGKKLSFRAIVVVGNERGQVGVGVGKASDVIGAVKKGVADGKKHLIDIPITKSNSIPHPINGVGGGAKVMMRPASPGTGVIAGGAVRTVLELAGVRNVLAKQLGSNNPLNNARAAVNALSTLRTLAEVAEDRGIPIESLYI
- the rplO gene encoding 50S ribosomal protein L15, which gives rise to MRLNDVKPQKGSKKRKKRVARGISAGQGASAGLGMRGQKSRSGSGTRPGFEGGQQPLYRRLPKLKGFPIVNQKIYTTINVEKLGSLPANTEVTLTSLKAAGILTAVKGPLKILGNGELSIPLKVQAAAFTGSARSKIEAAGGSCEVL